Proteins from a single region of Pseudomonas sp. BSw22131:
- a CDS encoding helix-turn-helix transcriptional regulator: MKNTQTGMLDPLIKQMVTSITHQNGEAAIANALDWLRAECSCKRAMLYQYRGGALLNCITSNVDGYWKELYCQGRLMIEDPVVRYYRQSMGFLDWNQAFDTYPPSSAYMAAVEDCDLLPGFSYGYSSESRASNGVVTICSLNALERPLTHADRYLLASLVPMLHVAGNGRPMQNRSLSDKEVEILKWARQGKTAWEIGLIKEVTEATVKHHFKSIYAKLGVSNRAQAVGEALCRGIIQ, translated from the coding sequence ATGAAAAACACGCAAACGGGCATGCTCGACCCGCTGATCAAACAGATGGTCACCAGCATTACTCACCAAAACGGCGAGGCCGCCATCGCCAACGCGCTGGATTGGCTAAGGGCTGAATGCAGCTGCAAGCGCGCGATGCTCTACCAATATCGGGGTGGTGCTTTGCTTAACTGCATCACTTCCAATGTCGACGGTTACTGGAAAGAGCTTTACTGCCAGGGGCGGCTAATGATCGAGGACCCGGTGGTGCGTTACTACCGACAATCGATGGGTTTTCTCGACTGGAACCAGGCATTCGACACGTATCCTCCGTCGTCCGCCTACATGGCAGCCGTGGAGGACTGCGATCTGTTGCCGGGCTTTTCTTACGGCTATTCCAGCGAAAGTCGCGCCAGCAATGGGGTGGTGACGATCTGCTCGCTCAATGCCCTGGAGCGGCCGTTGACCCATGCCGACCGCTACTTGCTGGCCAGCCTGGTGCCTATGCTGCACGTCGCCGGGAATGGCAGGCCTATGCAAAATCGCTCGTTAAGCGACAAAGAGGTCGAGATTCTGAAATGGGCCAGACAAGGCAAGACAGCGTGGGAAATCGGGCTGATCAAGGAGGTGACGGAGGCAACGGTCAAGCATCACTTCAAGAGCATCTACGCCAAGCTGGGCGTCTCGAATCGTGCGCAGGCGGTGGGCGAGGCTCTGTGTCGCGGGATCATCCAGTAG
- a CDS encoding DUF3509 domain-containing protein, producing the protein MTFIQEKFSSVFSEFEVTTQLRPDGGVLLSLRNSEGKQVRRSVSYAQLHTPVQLEWVISAIRRDLAAQASELPAISMLQSQHRFDLPTYHTR; encoded by the coding sequence ATGACTTTCATCCAAGAAAAATTCTCATCCGTATTTTCCGAATTCGAAGTCACCACCCAACTGCGTCCAGACGGTGGCGTGCTGCTGTCGCTGCGCAACAGCGAAGGCAAGCAAGTTCGTCGCTCGGTTTCCTACGCTCAGTTGCACACACCCGTTCAACTGGAATGGGTTATTAGCGCAATCCGCCGCGATCTCGCCGCACAGGCTAGCGAATTGCCAGCCATTTCGATGCTGCAAAGCCAGCACCGGTTTGATCTGCCGACTTACCACACCCGTTAA
- a CDS encoding ankyrin repeat domain-containing protein: protein MSEDSKPGGSATRMTDDEALEFAEQVFDRARAGDAVMLDRLLENGLTPNLRNHKGDTLLMLASYHGHKDAVSVLLKHKADPELRNDNGQSPIAGAAFKGDLEVVRLLVESGAEVEGASADGRTALMMAAMFNRTAIVDYLISKGANPHVKDAKGVTPLMAAQTMGATETAEQLTRIGV, encoded by the coding sequence ATGTCCGAAGACTCTAAACCTGGAGGTTCTGCCACCCGCATGACCGATGACGAAGCGCTGGAGTTTGCCGAACAGGTTTTTGATCGCGCCCGAGCCGGTGATGCCGTCATGCTTGACAGACTGCTGGAAAACGGCCTGACCCCTAACCTGCGGAATCACAAGGGCGACACGCTGCTGATGCTCGCCAGCTATCACGGTCATAAAGACGCGGTCAGCGTGCTGCTCAAGCACAAGGCAGACCCTGAGTTGCGTAACGATAACGGTCAGAGCCCGATTGCAGGCGCAGCGTTCAAGGGCGATCTGGAAGTGGTACGGCTGCTGGTCGAGAGCGGGGCTGAGGTCGAAGGCGCGTCTGCTGACGGTCGTACTGCATTGATGATGGCGGCAATGTTCAACCGTACGGCCATCGTCGATTACCTGATCTCCAAAGGTGCTAATCCGCACGTCAAGGACGCCAAGGGCGTGACGCCGCTGATGGCCGCGCAAACCATGGGCGCCACTGAAACAGCCGAGCAACTCACCCGTATCGGCGTGTGA
- a CDS encoding PLDc N-terminal domain-containing protein, which yields MGSTFNGLVGLIILALDIWAIINVLKSGSETGMKILWVLLIVLLPVLGLIIWAIAGPRGNVRI from the coding sequence ATGGGTTCAACCTTCAATGGTCTGGTCGGACTGATCATTCTGGCTCTGGATATCTGGGCCATTATCAACGTACTTAAAAGCGGCTCCGAAACCGGGATGAAGATCCTCTGGGTGCTGCTGATTGTGCTGCTGCCGGTCCTGGGTCTGATCATTTGGGCTATCGCAGGTCCAAGAGGCAATGTGCGCATCTAG
- a CDS encoding LTA synthase family protein, which translates to MAKTDAPARAPQPTVRSHLAYTLLSGLVLMVLYTLLRVALLVYNREGIGETPAASFIEAFANGLRFDLRLVVYLLIPLLLALFSARLMAARGFFRFWLTLVASITTFFGLMEMDFYREFHQRLNGLVFQYVKEDPKTVLSMLWYGFPVVRYLLAWAVVTWLLSLVFKGVDRLTRPSGQFNLATASNRKVAPWYTRIGVFVVCLLIAVVAARGTLRQGPPLRWGDAYTTESNFANTLGLNGTLTLIAAAKSRMSEDRDNIWKGNLPTAQAQQTVRDMLLTPNDKLIDADTAAVRRNFSPPADKTLPIKNVVVILMESFAGHSVGALGDESNITPYFDKLSKEGLLFDRFFSNGTHTHQGMFATMACFPNLPGFEYLMQTPEGSHKLSGLPQLLSARKYDDVYVYNGDFAWDNQSGFFSNQGMTNFIGRNDFVNPVFSDPTWGVSDQDMFDRGAQELKAREDKGRPFYALLQTLSNHTPYALPTNLPVERVTGHGSLDEHLTAMRYSDWSLGQFFEKAKKEPYYKDTLFIVVGDHGFGNNEQITEMDLGRFNVPMLMIAPGLQEKFGSRSSIVGTQIDIVPTIMGRLGGDTVNQCWGRDLLSLPEGDKGFGVIKPSGSEQTVAIVTGDRILIEPKEMEPKIYAYTLGTKPHAELIPDAPDVAELRKKLDSFLQIATKSLLDNTAGVKDAKP; encoded by the coding sequence ATGGCCAAAACGGACGCCCCGGCGCGCGCGCCGCAACCTACCGTCAGATCGCACCTGGCTTACACGCTGCTCAGTGGTCTGGTGTTGATGGTTCTGTACACACTGTTGCGCGTTGCGCTGTTGGTCTACAACCGCGAAGGAATCGGCGAGACGCCAGCCGCCAGCTTCATCGAAGCATTTGCCAATGGCCTGCGTTTCGACCTGAGACTGGTGGTCTACCTATTGATTCCGTTGCTGCTGGCATTGTTCAGCGCACGATTGATGGCGGCGCGCGGCTTCTTCCGTTTCTGGCTGACGCTGGTAGCCAGCATCACGACCTTCTTCGGTCTGATGGAGATGGACTTCTACCGTGAGTTCCACCAGCGCCTCAACGGTCTGGTCTTTCAGTACGTCAAGGAAGACCCGAAAACCGTACTCAGTATGTTGTGGTACGGCTTTCCGGTGGTCCGTTACCTGCTGGCATGGGCGGTGGTGACGTGGTTGCTGAGCCTGGTGTTCAAGGGCGTCGACCGTCTGACCCGGCCGAGCGGCCAGTTCAACCTGGCCACCGCGAGCAACCGCAAAGTGGCGCCGTGGTATACGCGCATTGGTGTGTTCGTGGTCTGCCTGTTGATCGCCGTGGTGGCTGCGCGCGGCACCTTGCGTCAAGGCCCGCCGCTGCGCTGGGGTGACGCGTACACCACCGAATCCAATTTCGCCAACACACTGGGTCTCAATGGCACGCTGACTTTGATCGCCGCTGCCAAGAGCCGGATGTCAGAAGATCGCGACAACATCTGGAAGGGCAACTTGCCAACGGCGCAAGCCCAGCAAACCGTGCGTGACATGCTGCTGACACCCAACGACAAGCTGATCGACGCGGACACGGCGGCTGTACGTCGTAACTTCTCGCCGCCAGCGGATAAAACCCTTCCGATTAAAAACGTGGTCGTCATTTTGATGGAAAGCTTCGCCGGCCACTCTGTAGGGGCTTTGGGCGACGAGTCGAACATCACGCCTTACTTTGACAAGCTGTCCAAAGAGGGCTTGCTGTTTGACCGTTTCTTCTCCAACGGCACTCACACCCACCAAGGCATGTTCGCGACGATGGCGTGCTTCCCCAACCTGCCAGGTTTCGAGTACCTGATGCAGACGCCGGAGGGCAGCCACAAGTTGTCCGGTTTGCCGCAGTTGCTGAGCGCTCGTAAATACGATGACGTTTACGTCTACAACGGCGATTTCGCTTGGGACAACCAGTCCGGTTTCTTCAGCAACCAGGGCATGACCAACTTCATCGGCCGTAATGACTTCGTGAACCCGGTGTTCTCTGACCCGACGTGGGGCGTGTCCGATCAGGACATGTTCGACCGTGGCGCCCAGGAGCTCAAGGCACGCGAAGATAAGGGCCGTCCTTTCTATGCGCTGTTGCAGACGCTCTCCAATCACACGCCTTACGCGCTGCCGACTAACTTGCCAGTAGAGCGTGTAACCGGACACGGTTCGCTCGATGAACACTTGACCGCGATGCGTTACTCCGACTGGTCGCTTGGGCAGTTTTTTGAGAAGGCCAAGAAAGAGCCTTACTACAAAGACACCTTGTTCATCGTCGTTGGCGACCATGGTTTCGGCAATAACGAGCAGATCACCGAAATGGACCTCGGCCGTTTCAACGTGCCAATGTTGATGATCGCGCCGGGCCTGCAGGAGAAGTTCGGTTCTCGCAGCAGTATCGTCGGTACACAGATCGACATCGTGCCGACCATCATGGGCCGTCTGGGTGGCGACACCGTCAACCAATGCTGGGGCCGCGATTTGCTCAGCTTGCCGGAAGGCGATAAGGGCTTCGGTGTCATCAAGCCGTCGGGCAGTGAGCAGACCGTGGCGATCGTCACGGGTGATCGAATCCTGATCGAACCCAAGGAAATGGAGCCGAAGATTTACGCCTACACGCTTGGCACCAAGCCACACGCCGAGCTGATCCCGGATGCACCGGACGTGGCTGAGTTGCGCAAGAAGCTCGACAGTTTCCTGCAGATCGCGACGAAAAGCCTTTTGGACAATACTGCCGGGGTTAAGGACGCCAAGCCTTAG
- a CDS encoding ribonuclease E inhibitor RraB — protein sequence MSTAYQEDISSNVLRRMKEGGFDFARIHPIEFYAVFPDEERARQAAGQFRGESINAQINARDDGAWDLQLSKVMYATYDGIGDFEQDLQAAFDPLDGEVEGWGVKQEIKRFHA from the coding sequence ATGAGCACAGCCTATCAAGAAGACATCAGCAGTAACGTACTGCGCCGCATGAAAGAAGGCGGTTTCGACTTCGCTCGTATTCACCCCATTGAGTTTTATGCTGTCTTCCCGGATGAGGAGCGGGCGCGTCAGGCAGCGGGTCAGTTTCGCGGTGAGTCCATCAATGCCCAGATCAACGCCCGAGACGATGGCGCCTGGGACTTGCAGCTGAGCAAAGTGATGTACGCGACTTATGACGGTATCGGCGACTTTGAACAGGATCTGCAAGCGGCATTCGATCCCCTGGATGGGGAAGTGGAAGGCTGGGGTGTGAAGCAGGAGATCAAACGGTTTCACGCTTAA
- a CDS encoding circularly permuted type 2 ATP-grasp protein, with the protein MIRTFYNEMYDAGGIVRPHYREFARWLGEAPPELLAQRRREADLLFHRAGITFTLYGDEQGTERLIPFDTIPRSIPASEWRVVERGCIQRVKALNMFLADLYHDQRIIKAGIIPAEQVLANEQYQLAMQGLNLHRDLYSHISGVDLVRDGDGTYYVLEDNLRTPSGVSYMLEDRKMMMRLFPELFAAQRIAPIDHYPNLLLDTLKSSSALDNPSVVVLTPGRFNSAFFEHAFLAREMGVELVEGADLFVRDDRVFMRTTDGAKPVDVIYRRLDDAFLDPLAFNPDSMLGVPGLLSAYRSGNVVLANAIGTGVADDKSIYPFVTDMIRFYLDEEPILKNVPTWQCRKPEELSHVLANLGDLVVKETQGSGGYGMLVGPSATAAEIESFRARLKAKPHLYIAQPTLCLSTCPTFVENGIAPRHIDLRPFVLSGRETRVVPGGLTRVALREGSLVVNSSQGGGTKDTWVVED; encoded by the coding sequence ATGATCCGCACCTTTTATAACGAGATGTACGATGCAGGCGGCATTGTTCGCCCGCATTATCGGGAATTTGCCCGTTGGTTGGGTGAAGCGCCCCCTGAGTTGCTGGCTCAGCGCAGGCGTGAGGCCGATCTGTTGTTTCATCGCGCCGGGATCACATTTACGCTCTATGGCGACGAGCAAGGCACCGAGCGGCTTATCCCGTTCGATACCATCCCCCGCAGTATCCCCGCCAGTGAATGGCGCGTGGTGGAGCGCGGCTGTATTCAGCGCGTCAAGGCGCTGAACATGTTTCTCGCCGATCTCTATCACGATCAACGCATCATCAAGGCCGGGATCATCCCCGCCGAGCAAGTTCTGGCCAACGAGCAGTACCAGTTGGCGATGCAGGGCTTGAATCTGCACCGTGATCTCTATTCGCACATTTCCGGTGTCGATCTGGTACGTGACGGAGATGGAACGTATTACGTTCTCGAAGACAATCTGAGGACCCCCAGCGGCGTGAGCTATATGCTCGAAGACCGCAAGATGATGATGCGGCTGTTCCCCGAACTGTTTGCGGCGCAACGGATCGCGCCAATCGATCATTACCCCAATCTCCTGCTCGACACGCTGAAGAGCTCCAGTGCGCTGGACAATCCAAGCGTGGTCGTCCTGACGCCGGGACGGTTCAACAGCGCTTTCTTCGAACATGCGTTTCTGGCTCGGGAAATGGGTGTTGAACTGGTTGAGGGGGCGGATTTGTTCGTCCGTGATGATCGGGTGTTCATGCGGACCACCGATGGCGCGAAGCCCGTCGACGTGATCTACCGGCGTCTGGACGATGCGTTCCTTGATCCTCTGGCGTTCAATCCGGATTCGATGCTGGGTGTGCCGGGTCTTCTGTCGGCTTATCGCTCGGGCAATGTGGTGTTGGCCAACGCCATCGGGACTGGTGTTGCGGACGACAAATCGATTTACCCGTTTGTCACCGACATGATCCGTTTCTACCTGGACGAAGAGCCCATCCTGAAGAACGTACCGACCTGGCAGTGCCGCAAGCCGGAAGAGTTGTCTCACGTGCTCGCCAACCTCGGCGATCTGGTGGTCAAGGAAACCCAGGGCTCGGGCGGTTACGGGATGCTGGTAGGTCCTTCTGCCACTGCGGCTGAAATCGAATCTTTCCGCGCCAGGCTCAAAGCCAAGCCCCACTTGTATATCGCTCAACCTACTTTGTGTCTGTCGACCTGTCCGACGTTCGTCGAGAACGGCATCGCCCCGCGACATATCGATCTGCGCCCGTTTGTGTTGTCGGGCCGCGAAACCCGCGTCGTCCCCGGCGGCCTGACACGCGTTGCATTGCGTGAAGGCTCGCTGGTGGTCAACTCGTCGCAGGGTGGCGGAACCAAGGATACCTGGGTGGTCGAGGATTAA
- a CDS encoding alpha-E domain-containing protein: MLSRTASDLYWMSRYLERAENLARMLDVSYSLSLMPQDGRGDGLNEIAMPLLITGTLDDYLERHGELHAERLLHFFALDAENPASIYSCLGAARASAHAVRGRITADMWENINATYLEIRGIAEQGLSRYGMSRFCEWVKERSHLFRGATYGTIMRNDAFRFIRLGTFIERADNTLRMLDARYEMLELRGPSANAAADNSAAGYYQWSALLRALSSFEAYTEVYRDAPGARQVAELLLLRADIPRSLRACLEELDLILASLPGANGRPAQRLAAELDARLRYTGIDEILDEGLHEWLNEFIPLLAQLGSVIHTSYLEAA, encoded by the coding sequence ATGTTAAGTAGAACTGCCTCGGATCTGTATTGGATGTCCCGCTACCTGGAGCGGGCCGAAAACCTCGCACGGATGCTGGACGTCAGTTATTCGCTGTCCCTGATGCCTCAGGACGGCCGCGGCGACGGGCTGAATGAAATCGCCATGCCGCTGCTGATCACTGGAACGCTGGACGATTATCTGGAGCGCCATGGCGAGTTGCACGCCGAGCGGCTGCTGCATTTCTTCGCCCTGGATGCTGAAAACCCTGCGAGCATTTATAGCTGCCTCGGGGCCGCACGGGCCAGTGCTCATGCAGTTCGTGGGCGCATTACTGCGGACATGTGGGAAAACATCAACGCCACGTACCTGGAAATTCGCGGGATTGCCGAGCAGGGCTTGAGTCGTTACGGCATGAGTCGTTTCTGCGAGTGGGTCAAGGAGCGCTCGCACCTGTTCCGCGGCGCCACCTACGGCACCATCATGCGTAACGACGCATTCCGCTTTATTCGTCTTGGTACGTTCATCGAGCGCGCTGACAACACCCTGCGCATGCTTGATGCGCGCTATGAAATGCTTGAGTTGCGCGGTCCGTCCGCCAATGCTGCGGCAGACAATTCGGCGGCTGGCTACTATCAGTGGAGCGCCTTGCTGCGTGCGTTGTCCTCGTTCGAGGCCTATACCGAGGTGTACCGCGATGCGCCGGGTGCTCGTCAGGTCGCAGAATTACTCTTGTTGCGTGCAGATATCCCACGCTCACTGCGCGCGTGTCTGGAGGAGCTGGATCTGATTCTGGCCAGCTTGCCTGGCGCCAACGGTCGTCCGGCTCAACGTCTGGCTGCCGAACTCGATGCCCGTCTGCGCTACACCGGTATCGATGAAATCCTCGACGAGGGTTTGCATGAATGGTTGAACGAATTCATTCCGCTGCTGGCCCAACTGGGTAGTGTTATTCACACATCTTATCTGGAGGCTGCATGA
- a CDS encoding transglutaminase family protein — MRLSISHETTYHYEDQVRASIQYLRLTPHDSERQQVLSWQLTLPRPVRAQVDPFGNILHVLTLDEPHEAIVIGARGQVEIDEKREAEHESQSELPFLRVTRLTEADEAIRSFAARESKKRRDRNSLIDLMHALNQHITYTPGATEVDTSAAEAFANKAGVCQDHTHAFLACARSLGVPARYVSGYLYSENSEHLSSHAWAEAWIDDAWYSFDVTNQLAIPERHLKLAVGLDYLDACPVRGMRRGGGCEQMHAKVTVSPTVASALPKPAPMMQVQRQG; from the coding sequence ATGAGACTCTCAATTAGCCACGAGACCACCTATCACTACGAGGATCAGGTCCGCGCCAGCATCCAGTATCTGCGTCTGACCCCTCACGACAGCGAGCGCCAGCAAGTATTGAGCTGGCAGTTGACCTTGCCGCGCCCGGTGCGCGCGCAGGTAGACCCGTTTGGCAATATCCTGCACGTGCTGACGCTCGACGAGCCTCATGAGGCGATCGTGATTGGTGCCCGCGGGCAGGTCGAGATCGACGAGAAGCGCGAAGCCGAGCACGAATCGCAATCTGAGTTGCCATTTCTGCGGGTCACGCGCCTCACCGAAGCTGACGAGGCCATTCGTAGTTTTGCAGCCAGGGAATCCAAAAAGCGTCGCGACCGTAATAGCCTGATTGACCTGATGCACGCGCTCAACCAGCACATCACTTACACGCCGGGCGCGACCGAAGTCGACACCAGCGCGGCCGAGGCATTTGCCAACAAGGCAGGCGTCTGTCAGGACCACACTCATGCGTTCCTGGCGTGCGCGCGCAGTCTGGGCGTGCCGGCTCGTTATGTCTCGGGCTATCTGTACAGCGAAAACAGCGAACACTTGTCGAGCCATGCGTGGGCAGAAGCGTGGATCGACGACGCCTGGTACAGCTTTGATGTCACCAATCAACTGGCCATTCCCGAGCGTCACCTGAAACTGGCGGTGGGTCTGGATTACCTGGATGCCTGTCCGGTGCGCGGCATGCGCCGTGGTGGTGGTTGCGAGCAGATGCACGCCAAAGTGACAGTGTCGCCGACCGTCGCATCAGCGCTGCCTAAACCTGCGCCAATGATGCAGGTGCAGCGTCAAGGTTGA
- a CDS encoding amidotransferase yields the protein MSLRICILETDVLRPELVEQYHGYGHMFQSLFARQPIAADFTVYNVMHGEYPADDEQFDAYLITGSKADSFGADPWIQTLKTYLLERYQRGDKLLGICFGHQLLALLLGGKTERAKQGWGVGIHEYQLAPTSPWMSPPVDKLTLLISHQDQVTALPEGATVVASSEFCPFAAYQINDQVLCFQGHPEFIHDYSRTLLETRQEALGDKVYAKGIASLEQDHHGTTVAEWMMRFVAGDSKAV from the coding sequence ATGTCGTTACGCATCTGCATCCTGGAAACAGACGTTTTGCGTCCGGAATTGGTCGAGCAGTACCACGGCTACGGTCACATGTTTCAGTCATTGTTCGCTCGCCAGCCGATTGCAGCCGATTTCACGGTCTACAACGTCATGCACGGGGAGTATCCGGCCGATGATGAGCAATTCGACGCGTACCTCATTACCGGTAGCAAAGCCGATTCCTTTGGCGCCGATCCCTGGATTCAAACCCTCAAGACTTATCTGCTCGAGCGCTACCAGCGCGGCGATAAGTTGTTGGGTATCTGCTTCGGCCATCAGCTTTTAGCGTTGTTGCTGGGCGGCAAGACCGAGCGCGCCAAGCAGGGCTGGGGCGTAGGTATCCACGAGTATCAGTTGGCGCCGACTTCACCCTGGATGTCGCCGCCGGTGGACAAGCTGACATTGCTGATCAGCCATCAGGATCAGGTCACCGCGTTGCCAGAAGGCGCGACCGTGGTCGCGTCCAGTGAATTTTGCCCGTTCGCCGCTTACCAGATCAACGATCAGGTGCTGTGCTTCCAGGGCCACCCGGAATTCATCCACGACTACTCACGCACGCTGCTGGAGACGCGTCAGGAGGCATTGGGCGATAAAGTTTACGCCAAGGGCATTGCCAGCCTTGAGCAGGACCACCATGGCACGACAGTGGCCGAGTGGATGATGCGATTTGTGGCAGGTGATTCAAAGGCTGTTTGA
- a CDS encoding magnesium and cobalt transport protein CorA, with product MGRVVAAAVYSAGKKVTDITLDQGAEWAAKPDHFVWIGLEQPSAQELAVLQKQFCLHELAIEDALEVHSRPKLETFGDALFIVTYAPIRENGKLIFIETHIFAGKGYIITSRNGHSKSYGLVRQRCEARPLLLEHGEDFVLYALLDFVTENYQPVTEAIHCELEELEHSVLSTELNEADIHRIHSLRRDLLRLRRYVSPMVEIGEELQKLSFPFIDKNMRPYFRDVEIHVKRQMEDLANLRDIASQTIEIGLLLESSRQSLVQRKFAAWAAILAFPTAIAGIYGMNFENMPELSWHYGYFMVMGVILGGCSVLFASFKRSGWL from the coding sequence ATGGGCCGAGTCGTTGCTGCTGCGGTTTACAGCGCCGGAAAAAAAGTCACCGATATCACCCTAGATCAAGGCGCAGAGTGGGCGGCCAAGCCCGACCACTTCGTCTGGATCGGCCTCGAGCAGCCCAGCGCGCAAGAGCTGGCCGTGCTGCAAAAGCAATTCTGCCTGCACGAGCTGGCAATAGAAGATGCGCTGGAAGTCCACAGCCGGCCGAAACTCGAAACCTTCGGCGATGCGCTGTTCATCGTGACGTACGCGCCGATCCGCGAGAATGGCAAGCTGATCTTCATCGAGACGCACATCTTTGCCGGCAAGGGTTACATCATCACCTCGCGCAACGGCCATTCAAAATCCTATGGACTGGTACGCCAGCGCTGCGAGGCGCGGCCGCTTCTGCTTGAGCACGGCGAAGATTTCGTGCTGTACGCGCTGCTGGATTTCGTCACCGAGAATTACCAGCCGGTGACCGAGGCCATTCACTGCGAGCTGGAAGAACTCGAACACAGCGTGCTCAGTACCGAGTTAAATGAAGCAGACATCCATCGCATTCACAGCTTGCGCCGCGATCTGTTGCGTCTGCGTCGTTACGTGTCACCCATGGTCGAGATAGGCGAAGAGTTGCAAAAACTCAGCTTTCCTTTCATCGATAAAAATATGCGTCCTTACTTTCGCGACGTGGAAATCCACGTTAAGCGGCAGATGGAGGACTTGGCGAACTTGCGCGACATCGCCAGCCAGACCATCGAAATCGGGCTGTTGCTGGAGTCGTCACGGCAAAGTCTGGTCCAACGCAAATTCGCAGCCTGGGCGGCAATATTGGCGTTCCCGACCGCTATAGCGGGGATCTACGGGATGAATTTCGAAAACATGCCAGAGCTGAGCTGGCATTACGGCTACTTTATGGTGATGGGCGTCATTCTTGGCGGCTGCTCAGTACTGTTCGCAAGCTTCAAACGCTCGGGCTGGTTGTGA
- a CDS encoding lysophospholipid acyltransferase family protein, giving the protein MLFALRMSLMGLHFMVAGVLGVLLGLCRPFNPDNSRWCARFYALPAMRILGLTLNTESNQVFTNAHPCVVIANHQSNYDLFIFGNIVPRRTVCIGKKSLKWVPLFGQLFWLAGNVLIDRGNPLKARHSLRNTTETLQKKDTSIWVFPEGTRNLGQDLLPFKRGAFQMAIEAGVPIVPVCASTYSRHMKLDRLDSGTVMIRTLAAIPTAHLTQDDLPDLIALCRLQMKTCIEEMDRQLSGA; this is encoded by the coding sequence ATGCTGTTTGCATTGCGTATGTCGTTGATGGGCCTGCACTTCATGGTGGCAGGCGTGCTGGGTGTACTGCTTGGACTGTGTCGTCCTTTCAATCCCGATAACAGCCGCTGGTGCGCCAGGTTCTATGCCTTGCCCGCCATGCGCATTCTTGGGCTGACCCTCAACACCGAAAGCAATCAGGTGTTCACAAACGCTCACCCCTGTGTGGTCATCGCCAATCACCAATCCAACTACGACCTTTTCATCTTCGGCAATATAGTGCCCCGGCGCACGGTGTGCATTGGTAAAAAGAGCCTGAAGTGGGTCCCGCTTTTCGGCCAACTGTTCTGGCTCGCGGGCAATGTGTTGATTGATCGGGGCAACCCGCTCAAAGCCCGTCATTCGTTACGCAATACCACCGAAACCCTGCAAAAAAAGGACACCTCGATCTGGGTGTTCCCGGAAGGCACGCGCAACCTGGGCCAGGACTTGCTGCCGTTCAAACGCGGCGCCTTTCAGATGGCGATTGAAGCCGGTGTGCCCATCGTCCCGGTTTGCGCCAGTACTTACTCGCGGCACATGAAACTCGATCGTCTGGACAGCGGCACGGTGATGATTCGGACCTTGGCTGCCATCCCGACCGCGCACCTGACTCAGGATGATCTCCCGGATCTCATCGCGCTCTGCCGCCTTCAAATGAAGACCTGCATCGAAGAGATGGACAGGCAGCTTTCGGGCGCCTGA
- a CDS encoding crotonase/enoyl-CoA hydratase family protein, whose amino-acid sequence MSDLVSYQLDDGIATLTLSNGKVNAISNDVISALNAALDKAEQDRAVVILTGQPGIFSGGYDLKIMTSGPQAALDLVFAGSTLARRMLSHPFPIVVACSGHAVAKGAFLLLSADYRIGVDGAFSIGLNEVQIGMTMHHAGIELARNRLSNSAFGRSVINGEMFDPKGAVQAGFLDKVVAPESLQEAARTAALQLKKINMLAHKNTKLKVRKAFLETLDSAIEADRHQPL is encoded by the coding sequence ATGAGTGATTTGGTCTCGTATCAACTGGACGATGGAATCGCTACGCTGACCCTGAGCAACGGCAAGGTGAATGCGATCAGCAACGACGTGATCAGCGCCCTCAACGCAGCTCTGGACAAGGCAGAACAGGATCGCGCCGTGGTAATCCTGACGGGTCAGCCGGGGATTTTTTCAGGCGGCTACGACCTGAAAATCATGACCTCCGGCCCGCAGGCAGCACTGGACCTGGTGTTCGCCGGTTCGACGCTTGCACGCCGCATGCTGTCCCACCCCTTCCCGATCGTGGTCGCTTGCAGTGGTCATGCCGTGGCCAAAGGCGCGTTCCTGTTGCTGTCCGCTGATTACCGTATCGGTGTGGACGGCGCATTCAGTATCGGGCTCAACGAAGTCCAGATTGGCATGACCATGCACCACGCAGGCATCGAGCTGGCCCGCAATCGTCTGAGCAATTCAGCCTTTGGCCGCTCGGTGATCAACGGTGAAATGTTTGATCCCAAGGGCGCAGTGCAGGCCGGTTTCCTGGACAAGGTGGTTGCACCCGAATCGCTGCAAGAGGCCGCCCGGACCGCGGCATTGCAGTTGAAAAAGATCAACATGCTTGCTCACAAGAACACCAAGCTGAAAGTGCGCAAAGCGTTTCTAGAGACGCTGGACAGTGCAATCGAAGCGGACCGTCACCAACCGCTGTAA